AGCCCGTCCACCGCCGACGCCGACCGGGACGGCATCCGTGCCGCGTGTGCAACGCTGCGCGCCGAGCTCGACGGGCCGCTGATCGTCGGTGGCCACTCCTATGGCGGGCGACAGTCCTCGATGGCCGTCGCCGAGAACGGAACAGCTCTGGCCGACGGCCTGTTGCTGACGTCGTATCCGCTGCATCCACCGGGCAAGCCCGACCGACTGCGCACCGAACACCTGCCGTCGATCACCGTCCCGACCCTCGTGGTCCACGGGAGCACCGACCCGTTCGGCACCACCGACGAGATGACCCGCGCGATCGGCCTCATCGATGCGCCGACACACATCGTCGAACTCGAGAAGGTCGGACACGACCTCAACCCGAAGAGAAAACCCACCGCAGCCCTCACCTCGGACGCGGTCGAGGACTTCCTGCTACCCCACATCTCCGGAGAGGACTTCTGACGGTGACCAGTCGCAACGCCCGGCCCGCACTTCGGCCGACAACCGATCTCGCCCGCACCATCAGCTATTCCCCCGACCTCGACGGCGACGCCGACCCCGGCGAGATCGTGTGGACCTGGGTCGCCTACGAGGACGACCCGAACCAGGGAAAGGACCGGCCGGTCCTGGTCGTCGGCCGGGACGCCCGGGCCGACCGGTCCGACACCGTGCTCGGGCTCATGCTGTCGAGCAAGGACCACCGGGACGACGGCAACTGGCTTCCCCTCGGGTCGGGCGCATGGGATTCCCAGGGCCGGCCGAGCTTCGTGCGCCTCGACCGTGTACTCGTCGTCGACGACGACGGCATCCGCCGGGAAGGCGCGATCCTCGACCGCACGACGTTCGACGCCGTCGCCCAGGAACTCCGCGGGCACTACGGCTGGCGGTGACCCGAAGGACGAAACCCTAGGCGAGCCGGGTGATCTCGACGATGACGTCGAGGTCGGTCGCGCCGCCGCCGGTGTAGATACCCTTCAGCGGCGACACATCGGCGTAGTCACGACCCACGCCCACCGACACATGCTGCTCGGTGATCGGGGTGTCGTTGGTCGGGTCGTAGCCCCACCAGCCGCCCGTCCACGCCTCGATCCAGGCGTGACTCTGACCCTGCACCGTCTTGTCGATCTCGGCGTCGGGTTCGGGATGGAGATACCCCGACACGTACCGGGCGGGAATGCCCAGCCCGCGGAGCATCAGCAGGGTGAGGTGCGCGTAGTCCTGACACACGCCCTTGCGGTCGGTCCACGCGTCGACCGCGGTGGTGTGCACGCCCGTCGTGCCGGGGACGTACTCCATCTCGGTGTGGATGAAGCGACACACCGCCTCGACCGCCTCCTCGGGGGTGAGCCCCTTGGTCACCTTCTTCGCGGTCGACAGCAGTGACCGGTTGCGGGCGACATACGGTGTGTAAGACAGCATCTCGTCATACCGGTCGATGACGTGATCGCTGTTCATGTCGTCCCACGAGACCTGATCCTCCACGTCGGGGCGTTGTCCGGCCTCGGTTTCGACGACCGACAGCCCCGAGACCTCGAGTTCGTTGTGCGGCGCGTGCAGATCGAAGGCGGTGACCGCGGTACCCCAGTAGTCGGTGTACCGGTAGGACCTCGTCGCCGGGACGGTCTCGACCCGGTTGACGATCACGTTCTGGCGGGCGTCGCTGCGCGGGGTGAGCCGGGCTTCGTTGTACGACGAGGTGACCGGACTGTGGTAGGCGAAGCCCGTGGAATGGACAACACGCAGACGCCAGCTCACAGCTCACTCTCCTCGATGACATGCCCGTCGCTGACGCGGGCGTCGGCCCACGAGACATAGGGCGACACATGGAAATACTGCTTCGTGACCGCCTCGTTGACCGCGCGGCAGGTGTCCTGCAGGTCGACGAGCCGGTCCTGCAGATCGTCGAGCAACTTCCCGGGCTCGAGGAACTCGAGCGAACTGCGTGCGCGGCCCAGCAGCAACTGCGCCTCGGCCTGGGCCCCGACCCGGCTCGGCCCACTCTCGAGCTGACCCAGATTGCGCTCGGCGACGCTGAGGGCGTGGAAGATGGACCGTGGGAACAGCCGGTCGAGAAGCATGAACTCGA
The genomic region above belongs to Gordonia hongkongensis and contains:
- a CDS encoding alpha/beta fold hydrolase, which translates into the protein MAAVSASTVTTIESDDVAAEVHRPGIPARATLVLAHGAGGNRDAVILRALAEELCDRGFVVARIDLPYRRRRPKGPPSPSTADADRDGIRAACATLRAELDGPLIVGGHSYGGRQSSMAVAENGTALADGLLLTSYPLHPPGKPDRLRTEHLPSITVPTLVVHGSTDPFGTTDEMTRAIGLIDAPTHIVELEKVGHDLNPKRKPTAALTSDAVEDFLLPHISGEDF
- a CDS encoding type II toxin-antitoxin system PemK/MazF family toxin; translated protein: MTSRNARPALRPTTDLARTISYSPDLDGDADPGEIVWTWVAYEDDPNQGKDRPVLVVGRDARADRSDTVLGLMLSSKDHRDDGNWLPLGSGAWDSQGRPSFVRLDRVLVVDDDGIRREGAILDRTTFDAVAQELRGHYGWR
- a CDS encoding transglutaminase family protein codes for the protein MSWRLRVVHSTGFAYHSPVTSSYNEARLTPRSDARQNVIVNRVETVPATRSYRYTDYWGTAVTAFDLHAPHNELEVSGLSVVETEAGQRPDVEDQVSWDDMNSDHVIDRYDEMLSYTPYVARNRSLLSTAKKVTKGLTPEEAVEAVCRFIHTEMEYVPGTTGVHTTAVDAWTDRKGVCQDYAHLTLLMLRGLGIPARYVSGYLHPEPDAEIDKTVQGQSHAWIEAWTGGWWGYDPTNDTPITEQHVSVGVGRDYADVSPLKGIYTGGGATDLDVIVEITRLA